In a single window of the Paenibacillus sp. MMS20-IR301 genome:
- a CDS encoding DUF2793 domain-containing protein, with the protein MAQSIQLKRGTRAELSTYGALKAGEMGFCTDTKEIYVGDGSSNSMVGRALSGPEASRPAAAAVGRLYYVSSGTNSGYLYFDDGAAWRRVNAQKLTDLTGTVDDVADGTTYAKVLKADITAGHPNKVSDGTNTKTAAEIKTHIDDAARHRLINDTGTAITDLWSAQKIKNEIELAKHNIEPQASVKDQNLAAPPASPVEGDRYIIPAGATGVWAGKTSQIAEYQSAAWAYYVPAVGWTAYIDDEQKIYSWNGTVWVRTGGALQTITAGSGLTGGGQADSVTLNIGAGNGIAVSADAVTVTAGKGITVDAAGVAANVDGSTLVYDAGNGNRLMVGIIDGGTF; encoded by the coding sequence ATGGCACAGAGTATTCAACTCAAACGAGGTACCCGGGCTGAGCTGTCCACATACGGTGCACTGAAGGCCGGAGAAATGGGCTTCTGCACGGACACTAAGGAAATCTATGTCGGAGACGGGTCCTCCAATTCAATGGTCGGCCGGGCATTATCCGGTCCGGAGGCTTCGCGTCCGGCAGCAGCAGCTGTAGGCCGTCTGTATTATGTAAGCAGCGGAACGAACAGCGGATATTTGTATTTCGATGACGGAGCGGCGTGGCGCCGGGTGAATGCACAGAAATTAACGGATCTGACCGGAACCGTGGATGATGTGGCGGATGGTACCACCTACGCCAAGGTACTTAAGGCAGACATCACGGCAGGGCATCCTAACAAGGTATCGGACGGCACGAATACGAAGACGGCTGCTGAGATTAAGACTCATATTGACGATGCTGCAAGGCACCGGTTAATCAACGACACGGGAACAGCAATCACGGATCTCTGGTCGGCGCAGAAAATTAAAAACGAAATCGAGCTAGCTAAGCATAATATCGAGCCGCAGGCTTCAGTCAAGGATCAGAACCTGGCAGCTCCTCCGGCCAGTCCGGTTGAAGGGGACCGGTATATTATCCCGGCCGGCGCTACCGGAGTCTGGGCAGGGAAGACCAGCCAGATTGCGGAGTACCAGTCCGCAGCTTGGGCGTATTATGTGCCGGCTGTCGGCTGGACTGCTTACATTGACGATGAGCAGAAAATCTACAGCTGGAACGGCACCGTCTGGGTACGGACCGGCGGAGCGCTGCAGACTATAACTGCCGGCAGCGGGCTTACCGGCGGCGGCCAGGCTGACAGCGTAACACTGAATATCGGAGCAGGCAACGGGATTGCAGTGAGTGCAGATGCGGTTACGGTAACTGCAGGTAAAGGTATTACCGTGGATGCGGCAGGTGTTGCTGCGAATGTGGATGGAAGCACCCTTGTGTACGATGCGGGGAACGGCAACAGGCTAATGGTAGGCATTATTGACGGCGGAACATTCTAG
- a CDS encoding phage tail protein, protein MALKTLIQIRRGLENALGTLAAGELGYCTDTGKLYIGNGSSNLLLVAAQSTGDMLKSIYDTNNNGKVDYAQTADAVAWSGVDGKPSVYPPAAHTHDYLPKGPLTWNQLKGV, encoded by the coding sequence ATGGCACTGAAGACATTGATTCAAATCCGCCGCGGCCTGGAAAATGCCCTGGGCACACTTGCCGCAGGTGAATTGGGTTACTGCACCGATACAGGCAAGCTCTATATCGGTAACGGCAGCAGTAACCTGCTGCTGGTTGCCGCCCAAAGCACCGGCGACATGCTGAAGAGCATCTATGATACCAATAACAACGGCAAGGTCGACTATGCGCAGACTGCAGATGCCGTTGCCTGGTCAGGCGTGGACGGTAAGCCTTCCGTGTATCCCCCGGCAGCACATACGCATGATTACCTGCCCAAGGGACCGCTGACCTGGAATCAGCTGAAGGGGGTGTAG
- the ppc gene encoding phosphoenolpyruvate carboxylase, whose protein sequence is MTELTTTVSKSNSNNLLRRDVRFLGNILGEVLVHQGGNELLDIVEKIRETSKSLRSLFLPELHNEFKELISSLDPENRHQVIRAFAIYFQLVNIAEQNHRIRRKRDYERSAGETVQPGSIESAIQELRERDFSHEDVHEIMNGLSLELVMTAHPTEAMRRAILDIHKRISDDVMGLDNPTLTFREREQLREKLLNEVITLWQTDELRDRKPTVLDEVRNGMYYFHETIFEVLPDVYQELERCLSKYYPGQNWHVPTYLRFGSWIGGDRDGNPSVTAAVTLQTLRLQRKLAIREYQRIMRELMQYLSFSTSIVKVTPELLESIEQDREIINLNRVDAWRNDNEPYRIKLSYMISKTQNVLDDDKKGTPERYSSPEQFIDDLNVIDRSLRHHYADYVADTYIKKLIRQVELFGFHTSTLDVRQHSQEHENAMTEILAKMNVTPDYSKLPENEKIVLLEKLLNDPRPLTSPYQSYSEGTEECLAVYRTIYQAQEEYGKQCITSYLISMAEAASDILEVMVFSKEVGLFRKDNDGTVVCTLQAVPLFETIDDLHDAPQIMHTLLSMPIYRDAVSAMNDLQEIMLGYSDSNKDGGVVTANWELRVALKQITATADEFGIKLKFFHGRGGALGRGGMPLNRSILAQPASTIGGGIKITEQGEVISSRYSMKGIAYRSLEQATSALVTAAIHAKSPEADLYESKWDEIIAGISEVSLNKYQDLIFRDPDFLTYFKESTPLPEVGELNIGSRPSKRKNSERFEDLRAIPWVFAWTQSRYLLPAWYAAGTGLQSFYEDKEENLKIMQHMYANFSFFTTLIDTLQMAIAKADLVIAKEYAGMGKNEEARQRIFGQIEAEFKLTSELILKITGQQDILDNVPVIQESIRLRNPYVDPLSYLQVQLLAELRALRDAEGDDAELLREVLLTINGIAAGLRNTG, encoded by the coding sequence ATGACCGAACTTACGACTACCGTTAGCAAAAGCAACTCCAACAATCTGCTGCGGCGGGACGTACGGTTCCTGGGGAACATACTGGGCGAAGTCTTGGTACACCAAGGCGGTAACGAGCTGCTGGATATCGTGGAGAAAATCCGGGAAACCAGCAAATCGCTGCGCTCACTGTTTTTGCCTGAACTGCACAATGAATTTAAAGAGCTGATTAGTTCACTGGATCCGGAGAATCGCCATCAGGTGATCCGGGCCTTTGCCATTTATTTTCAGCTGGTGAACATTGCCGAGCAGAATCACCGGATCCGCCGCAAGCGCGACTACGAACGTTCTGCCGGTGAGACGGTACAGCCGGGATCAATCGAAAGTGCGATTCAGGAGCTCCGTGAGCGGGATTTCTCCCATGAGGATGTTCATGAGATTATGAATGGCCTGTCGCTGGAGCTTGTCATGACAGCTCACCCTACAGAAGCTATGCGCCGTGCAATCCTCGATATCCACAAACGGATTTCCGACGATGTCATGGGGCTGGATAACCCGACACTGACGTTCCGTGAGCGTGAACAGCTGCGTGAGAAGCTGCTGAATGAGGTTATTACCTTATGGCAGACGGATGAATTGCGTGACCGCAAGCCTACGGTACTCGATGAAGTGCGGAATGGAATGTATTATTTCCATGAGACGATCTTTGAGGTGCTGCCGGATGTATACCAGGAACTTGAGCGATGTCTAAGCAAGTATTATCCGGGCCAGAACTGGCATGTGCCGACCTACTTGCGTTTCGGTTCGTGGATTGGCGGCGACCGTGACGGTAACCCTTCAGTAACTGCAGCGGTAACCCTGCAGACCCTTCGCCTGCAGCGCAAGCTGGCTATCCGTGAATATCAGCGGATTATGCGCGAGCTGATGCAGTATCTGAGCTTTAGTACAAGCATCGTTAAGGTGACGCCTGAACTGCTGGAATCCATTGAGCAGGACCGGGAGATCATCAACCTGAACCGGGTGGACGCTTGGCGCAATGACAACGAGCCTTACCGGATTAAGCTCAGCTATATGATATCCAAGACACAGAATGTTCTGGACGATGATAAAAAAGGTACACCGGAGCGCTACTCCTCCCCAGAGCAATTTATAGATGATTTGAATGTGATTGACCGCAGTCTGCGGCATCACTATGCCGATTATGTAGCCGACACTTATATTAAAAAGCTGATCCGTCAGGTCGAGCTGTTCGGCTTCCATACATCAACGCTGGATGTGCGCCAGCACAGCCAGGAGCATGAGAATGCGATGACCGAAATTCTGGCCAAGATGAATGTTACACCGGACTACTCCAAGCTTCCGGAGAACGAAAAGATTGTCCTGCTTGAGAAGCTGCTGAATGATCCCCGTCCGCTAACCTCCCCTTACCAGTCTTACAGTGAGGGTACAGAGGAATGCCTTGCGGTATACCGGACGATCTACCAGGCGCAGGAGGAATACGGCAAACAGTGTATTACCAGCTATCTGATCAGTATGGCGGAAGCGGCGAGTGATATTCTGGAGGTTATGGTCTTCTCGAAAGAAGTCGGCCTGTTCCGCAAAGACAATGACGGTACGGTAGTTTGCACTTTGCAGGCTGTGCCGCTGTTCGAAACGATTGACGACCTTCATGATGCTCCGCAGATTATGCACACACTGCTCAGCATGCCGATCTACCGTGATGCGGTTAGCGCGATGAATGATCTGCAGGAAATCATGCTTGGTTACTCGGACAGTAACAAAGACGGCGGCGTGGTGACAGCGAACTGGGAATTGCGTGTGGCGCTGAAGCAGATTACAGCCACGGCTGATGAATTCGGCATTAAGCTGAAGTTCTTCCACGGACGCGGTGGGGCACTCGGACGCGGCGGTATGCCGCTGAACCGCAGTATTCTGGCGCAGCCGGCTTCAACCATCGGCGGCGGTATCAAGATTACCGAGCAGGGCGAGGTTATCTCCTCCCGGTACTCCATGAAAGGAATTGCTTACCGCAGTCTTGAACAGGCAACCTCTGCTCTGGTTACGGCAGCGATTCATGCCAAATCGCCGGAAGCCGATCTGTATGAATCCAAGTGGGATGAGATTATTGCCGGCATTTCTGAAGTGTCCCTGAACAAATATCAGGATCTGATCTTCCGTGACCCGGACTTCCTGACCTACTTCAAGGAATCCACTCCGCTGCCTGAGGTCGGTGAGCTGAATATTGGTTCACGCCCTTCGAAGCGTAAGAATAGCGAACGCTTCGAGGATCTGCGTGCCATCCCTTGGGTCTTCGCCTGGACGCAGAGCCGTTACTTGCTGCCGGCCTGGTATGCAGCCGGAACGGGCCTGCAGAGCTTCTACGAAGATAAGGAAGAGAACCTGAAGATTATGCAGCATATGTATGCCAACTTCTCGTTCTTCACAACCTTAATTGATACGCTCCAGATGGCAATCGCCAAGGCTGATCTCGTTATCGCCAAGGAATATGCCGGTATGGGCAAGAACGAAGAAGCACGCCAGCGGATCTTCGGCCAGATTGAAGCCGAGTTCAAGCTGACCTCTGAGCTGATTCTCAAAATCACCGGCCAGCAGGACATCCTGGATAACGTTCCGGTCATTCAGGAGTCGATCCGCCTGCGTAACCCGTATGTTGATCCGCTCAGCTACCTGCAGGTTCAGCTCCTTGCCGAGCTTCGTGCGCTGCGCGATGCTGAAGGTGATGACGCCGAGCTGCTGCGTGAGGTGCTGCTTACTATCAACGGTATTGCCGCAGGACTGCGGAATACCGGCTGA
- a CDS encoding putative phage tail protein, with translation MAYGDIIYGLLEYSADGQPQDEPQLEVPYLMKYLPEYYLGVPEMEQLQASAGAECGGLAYAMADSDGQKILESATWGLSRWEQMLALGTDTGKSYATRREMIKAKLRGSGTTTPEMIRRTASAFSGGDVEVAEVPDAYSFEVRFVGTLGIPANMAGLIQIMEEIKPAHLDYSFVYSYTWWDSLKQLTWNGARGGTWNELRVYE, from the coding sequence GTGGCTTACGGAGACATTATATATGGCTTGCTTGAGTATTCGGCAGACGGCCAGCCGCAAGATGAGCCGCAGCTTGAAGTCCCTTATCTTATGAAGTATCTGCCGGAGTATTACCTGGGCGTACCCGAGATGGAGCAGCTCCAAGCGAGTGCCGGTGCGGAATGCGGCGGGCTTGCTTATGCAATGGCAGACAGCGACGGGCAGAAGATTCTGGAGTCTGCCACCTGGGGGCTGTCCCGCTGGGAGCAGATGCTGGCGCTGGGCACCGATACAGGCAAATCTTATGCCACCCGCCGCGAGATGATCAAGGCGAAGCTGCGGGGAAGCGGAACGACGACGCCGGAGATGATCCGGCGGACAGCGTCAGCTTTTTCCGGCGGGGATGTGGAGGTAGCGGAAGTCCCGGATGCGTATAGCTTCGAGGTGCGTTTCGTGGGTACACTGGGCATTCCGGCCAATATGGCTGGTCTGATTCAAATTATGGAGGAGATTAAACCGGCGCATCTAGATTATAGCTTCGTCTACAGCTATACCTGGTGGGATTCACTGAAGCAGCTTACCTGGAACGGCGCACGGGGCGGAACCTGGAACGAATTAAGAGTATACGAATAG
- the cdaA gene encoding diadenylate cyclase CdaA, which translates to MSYFTDLTWKEAIKDIVDILIVSYIIYHVLNMVRGTRAVQLLKGILVLVVIWGGSTLLDLYTLKWLMNQMFTFGVFAIFIIFQPELRRGLEQLGRGKFFGRNAETDEEISKLIGEVIKAVNYLAVRKIGALIVFERSTGLNEYTESGIAMRSEVSSELLINIFIPNTPLHDGALIMQGSQIAAAACYLPLSENPFISKELGTRHRAAIGISEVADSVSVVVSEETGQISLAINGQIVRDIKEESLISKLHQELSASSPLMEKSSAFWKRRGGKSNG; encoded by the coding sequence ATGAGCTATTTTACCGACCTAACATGGAAAGAAGCCATTAAAGATATAGTCGATATTCTGATTGTCAGTTATATTATCTACCATGTGCTCAATATGGTGCGCGGGACACGGGCCGTTCAGCTCCTGAAAGGGATTCTGGTACTGGTCGTCATCTGGGGCGGCAGTACACTGCTGGATTTGTACACGCTGAAGTGGCTGATGAACCAGATGTTTACCTTTGGGGTATTTGCGATCTTTATTATTTTTCAGCCGGAGCTGCGCAGGGGGCTGGAGCAGCTGGGCCGGGGCAAATTCTTCGGCCGGAATGCGGAGACGGATGAGGAGATCAGCAAATTAATCGGCGAAGTGATTAAAGCGGTGAATTATTTGGCCGTCCGCAAAATCGGGGCATTGATCGTCTTCGAACGGTCCACCGGGCTTAACGAATATACCGAATCCGGTATAGCCATGCGTTCTGAGGTAAGCTCGGAACTGCTGATCAACATTTTTATCCCCAATACCCCGCTGCATGACGGGGCGCTGATTATGCAGGGGAGCCAGATTGCTGCCGCCGCCTGCTACCTGCCGCTCTCGGAGAATCCGTTCATCAGTAAAGAGCTGGGGACGCGGCACCGTGCAGCCATCGGGATCAGTGAAGTGGCTGACTCTGTATCTGTGGTCGTCTCCGAAGAGACCGGGCAGATCTCCCTGGCGATAAATGGACAAATTGTCCGGGATATCAAAGAGGAGTCGCTGATCTCCAAGCTGCACCAGGAGCTGAGTGCAAGTTCACCTCTGATGGAAAAAAGTTCCGCTTTCTGGAAACG
- a CDS encoding XkdW family protein, whose protein sequence is MNIALAIMHLYPQVNPMRDFIVQDNGPEPILRPGAEEKARVRYEIKPPEAGEESTEGVHYRYGIDYNLLTEGEDYDLVERGPYIAVWNLPEPQPSEAELQEAWEAYQEAEANKPPELTEIEQLQQENMLLKAQNNALSKRADFIEDIIAEMAMQVYQ, encoded by the coding sequence ATGAATATAGCATTAGCAATTATGCACCTATACCCACAAGTTAACCCAATGCGTGATTTCATCGTCCAAGACAACGGCCCAGAGCCTATCCTGCGCCCAGGGGCCGAGGAAAAAGCCCGCGTCCGCTACGAGATCAAACCGCCAGAAGCCGGCGAAGAATCTACTGAAGGCGTCCATTACCGCTACGGCATCGACTACAACCTGCTGACTGAGGGCGAGGATTACGATCTTGTTGAGCGAGGTCCATATATCGCGGTGTGGAACCTGCCGGAACCGCAGCCAAGTGAAGCCGAACTGCAGGAAGCCTGGGAAGCTTACCAAGAAGCGGAGGCCAATAAACCGCCTGAGCTCACTGAGATCGAGCAATTGCAACAAGAAAACATGCTGCTGAAGGCGCAGAATAACGCGCTCTCCAAACGTGCAGATTTCATCGAAGACATCATCGCGGAGATGGCAATGCAGGTCTATCAATAA
- a CDS encoding zf-HC2 domain-containing protein, translating into MECKLAVSMMHDYLDDDLPELQQRELKEHLLSCTDCRAKFKELEQTDMLMFSLMHQTPVASDDLVGRIMDSLPKPKKERAIITWIKRHPALTAASVFILVMLMSSVTFWNQDRQLVVRGTDLDQVVIKGDTVIVPSGKIISGDLTVENGKTQVYGEVNGNVTVIDGSLYQASTAHISGQVKSIDQAVSWLWYKVTNMFSEVAYR; encoded by the coding sequence ATGGAATGCAAACTGGCCGTCTCTATGATGCATGACTACCTGGATGACGACTTGCCCGAACTGCAGCAGAGGGAATTGAAGGAGCATCTTCTATCCTGTACGGATTGCCGTGCGAAGTTCAAAGAATTGGAACAGACCGATATGCTGATGTTTTCCCTGATGCACCAGACACCCGTTGCCTCGGATGATCTAGTAGGCCGGATTATGGATTCATTGCCGAAACCCAAGAAGGAAAGAGCAATAATCACCTGGATCAAGCGGCATCCCGCGCTTACTGCGGCTTCCGTGTTCATTCTCGTGATGCTGATGAGCTCGGTTACTTTTTGGAATCAGGATAGACAGCTTGTGGTCAGAGGGACTGACCTTGATCAGGTTGTAATCAAAGGAGATACGGTAATCGTACCTTCCGGCAAAATCATTTCCGGCGATCTGACGGTGGAGAACGGTAAAACGCAAGTGTACGGGGAAGTCAATGGCAATGTAACGGTCATCGACGGCTCGCTGTACCAGGCTTCAACCGCCCATATTTCCGGGCAAGTCAAAAGCATAGACCAAGCGGTAAGCTGGCTCTGGTATAAAGTGACGAACATGTTCTCTGAAGTTGCCTACCGATAG
- a CDS encoding M15 family metallopeptidase, whose product MPTLTLPQVLNKSAARLSGLHPAVLAAANSLIERSFACGVPILITQGLRTCAEQEVLYAQGRTKPGAIVTNARGGYSYHNYGLAVDFALLLPDGSNVSWDMNRDGDNDRIADWLEVVQQAKELGFEWGGDWTTFKDYPHFQLSFGLPLAALRAGEKPAAAAVAAVYERVNRRGGSSVKADIITMVKMNGVKIAEGILENGVTYAPVRVIAEALGAQVGYDPVTKAVEITTTR is encoded by the coding sequence ATGCCGACACTGACTCTGCCTCAAGTTCTGAATAAATCTGCTGCCCGGTTATCCGGGCTTCATCCTGCAGTGCTGGCTGCCGCCAATTCACTGATCGAACGCTCCTTTGCCTGTGGTGTACCCATTCTGATTACCCAGGGGCTTCGGACATGTGCCGAGCAAGAGGTGCTCTACGCCCAGGGGCGCACCAAGCCGGGAGCGATTGTTACCAATGCCCGCGGAGGTTATAGCTATCACAATTACGGGCTCGCTGTGGATTTTGCGCTGCTGCTCCCGGATGGTTCGAATGTATCGTGGGATATGAATAGAGACGGAGATAATGACCGTATCGCAGATTGGCTGGAAGTCGTGCAGCAGGCTAAAGAGCTTGGCTTCGAATGGGGCGGGGACTGGACGACGTTCAAAGATTATCCGCATTTCCAGCTGAGCTTTGGATTGCCGCTGGCTGCGCTCCGCGCAGGGGAGAAGCCGGCTGCGGCTGCAGTAGCTGCGGTATATGAACGGGTTAACCGTAGAGGGGGAAGCAGCGTGAAAGCTGACATCATCACAATGGTAAAGATGAATGGAGTGAAGATTGCCGAAGGCATCCTGGAGAACGGCGTAACGTATGCTCCAGTGCGTGTAATTGCCGAAGCGCTTGGTGCACAGGTTGGTTATGATCCGGTAACGAAAGCGGTAGAAATTACCACAACCCGTTAG
- the sigW gene encoding RNA polymerase sigma factor SigW, with protein sequence MENLEGRLTKLALKGDQRAFAELVELYKDKIFHLAYRMLNNRHEAEDIVQETFLRVYRNLDRYDDKQKFSTWIYRIGTNLCIDRLRKRRPTYSLDAEMNDQEGIDGYSMIPSDNVTPETELLLSETQSLIYEAIDSLPVKYRSVMILRYLQDLSLQEISDVLDMPVTTIKTRVHRGREFLRKKLGPKM encoded by the coding sequence GTGGAGAATCTGGAAGGCAGATTGACAAAGCTCGCCTTAAAGGGTGATCAAAGGGCATTTGCCGAGCTTGTGGAACTATATAAAGACAAAATATTTCATTTGGCTTACCGCATGCTGAATAATCGCCATGAGGCTGAAGATATTGTTCAGGAGACTTTTTTGCGCGTGTACAGAAATTTGGACCGGTATGATGATAAACAGAAGTTCTCAACCTGGATCTACCGGATTGGCACGAACCTCTGCATTGACCGTCTGCGCAAGCGGCGCCCGACCTATTCGCTGGATGCAGAGATGAATGATCAGGAGGGAATCGATGGGTATTCCATGATCCCGAGCGATAATGTGACTCCGGAGACAGAACTGCTGCTCTCGGAGACGCAGAGCCTGATCTATGAAGCCATTGACAGCCTGCCTGTGAAATACCGGTCGGTGATGATACTGCGGTACCTGCAGGATCTGTCGCTACAGGAGATCAGCGATGTGCTGGATATGCCTGTTACGACGATCAAAACCCGTGTACACCGCGGACGTGAATTTTTACGTAAAAAATTAGGGCCTAAAATGTAA